One stretch of Leishmania panamensis strain MHOM/PA/94/PSC-1 chromosome 29 sequence DNA includes these proteins:
- a CDS encoding C-8 sterol isomerase-like protein (TriTrypDB/GeneDB-style sysID: LpmP.29.2170): MASFKSVGVVLVTVMAIVMTFFKYVDQPSNWVYDPARLQQIAQQSIANANAANGGRATAKQITDETIRLTLENYPLTTHYTGRWLWNNAGGAMGSMTVLHCSFSEYLIIFGSSVGTEGHTGRYFWAEDFFNILVGEQWAALPGVTEKEVYRPGDQHILPRGTAKQYRMPEECWALEYARGNIISMLFFGFADLLSSTLDVTTLHQTVLESAGNMLRNIFIGKI, translated from the coding sequence ATGGCGTCCTTCAAGTCCGTCGGCGTTGTCTTGGTCACCGTTATGGCAATCGTCATGACCTTCTTTAAATATGTCGATCAACCATCGAACTGGGTCTACGACccggcgcgcctgcagcagatCGCACAGCAGAGCATTGCCAACGCCAACGCGGCAAACGGCGGCAGGGCAACGGCAAAGCAGATAACGGACGAGACTATTCGCCTGACGCTGGAGAACTACCCGCTAACTACTCACTACACAGGCCGCTGGCTCTGGAACAACGCCGGCGGGGCAATGGGGTcgatgacggtgctgcactgctcCTTCTCCGAGTACCTTATTATCTTTGGCTCCTCTGTTGGCACGGAGGGGCACACGGGTCGCTACTTCTGGGCTGAGGACTTCTTCAATATCCTCGTCGGCGAGCAGTGGGCAGCTCTGCCTGGAgtgacagagaaggaggttTACCGCCCAGGAGATCAGCACATCCTTCCACGCGGCACGGCAAAGCAGTACCGCATGCCGGAGGAGTGCTGGGCTCTCGAGTACGCACGGGGCAACATTATATCGATGCTTTTCTTTGGTTTCGCTGACTTGCTCAGCTCCACGCTGGACGTGACGACCCTCCACCAGACTGTGTTGGAGAGTGCGGGGAACATGCTCAGGAATATCTTCATCGGCAAAATCTGA
- a CDS encoding UDP-glucose:glycoprotein glucosyltransferase, putative (TriTrypDB/GeneDB-style sysID: LpmP.29.2140) translates to MSSSMAGTGRGAMASPLRSFFALLRLLVLLSLGITSPTVHGKGIRATVEASWNETSFYQEGCEWAARSFGDEAFYSCLEALWSPPLKGNKSSVNPEEAREAMSARFRTQQQQYMTLLEVLFDLPETRGANRAFFEVEMAARVYSPAVEAHYALTDKALRETTSPQYFSERAYNDEDKRGSGSSSSCGDPFAVVYTRTAPGALLQALRVETPSALKSAVDGVGKSHRGALVSVDEVTFARFDHRYMSSSPSATREVPAVVVLYGFLGSAATHALHRAAVELSSLADAASASTTSAPAYFWRHLPVSVSRLCAAAGVPGRSFSAATTSMWDSPLVVQGYGATVDIKNIEYNVLDEKKAAQQRSKEESLAATATGSLHDATNAAAAAKGAPEAHGGRIVGGFRVARLKERYPGLAALLDEFATLLDEEVGNDDMKVGFDVWELQKIGLAATQYILDVKNHSRRLYVLEDMVMRFPTYATALSRIATQPERLVEVQNTLSILHQTISPGQSALFVDGWRVGEEELSLFGVLHALHEEERLIRCIKTVLTTRAVPAKAEVSSEDVKREVRTVSWLPAMLEKVSGYVKQATRRAISTPENGADMEVAYAIPAKHTIWINNVETSPQLEGLSSELSIFTATDDITQIPRRNVLNYVFLWNPVSKTSLQILSLLFRHRQEGLNARYGLAVVDPTWSPVVETGVQSDARDFKGEPTRSQAALQVFALVYHLAAMDENAVLAFLVELFQTSMKINTDTIPDAVVFRVCKKTAGRLLRTSVAELTSKADFLTYYHETQAVLRRFPVPQYPATFLNGVLLGDDLAGMSAALRRELALLRRWVSSGVLRDEMKDMYNAILKQRNAVDHLQPALVRTPVTMRWSDRPSTVAYVEGMPYVYSAAYAGDALALTQLVTLPCELTTTMLQQVLTVLKSLEECGAVLEEDTVTHEVCRSLRLSLVSCPTATSLVHRHIEALQQQLTRSRAPKVTWHTALRRYVLHVVESVTSTSVDMNAVLCTETVLAALTESPLPDDLQTLVGVSSSTGENTSPQWDREQVHFWTAFEDAYKSSADNVALITNGRIVAMDTSFSTADVLTAARLVAPITKAALHVVMNVNFAEMISAADAGYTAEELDTNFFAGKAACLSSVFVDEISRHVAKESLSAPELMREENMVSSAKSWKRLQGVLFTVRNFRAEGVPSDNAGEAEEESVTASGLQPLHHVTAVVDPSSRDAQVIVSLVHYLVKSQLQVHLTVLLNPSLDVKYPIRNFYQYVASPTLAFEETSGRVIVPPATFTQMPSLTLLTLGIDEPPSWTVFSQDAEVDLDNVMLSRLPRGTLFATAVYRMHSVLITGDATYVQTRVPTNGLPLSLHSSSRAGGAPEAAPTARSTDTQVMANKGGYYQLQANPGLWYLSVKEGPVAAAYCIEAMDGHAVLECAGGGKGLSLTNWSQGQHIPLLVDSFLGRYLSLRVGHTPNSAVAADLHRILQQIASGVEPTWPPFRSTHHTPPERPRKPTLNIFSVASGHLYERFLRMMMYSVHNTSSDKYGANTTRIKFWVIENFLSPQFKRYIPLLAEQLGFEVGFVTYRWPWWLPRQTEKQRKIWAYKILFLDVLFPLDIDRIIFVDADQTVLVDLHELYNMNIGIKPVAMTPFCQKFKNKATASFRFWEQGFWKSHLGLKPYHISAIFLIDLRRFRAMRAGDQYRGTYAQLAGDPNSLQNLDQDLPNYLQNIIPIFSLPEEWLWCETWCSETSKSRANTIDLCNNPLTKVPKLENAKTIIPGWEELDNKLQNLSDSVLASL, encoded by the coding sequence ATGTCTTCCTCAATGGCTGGGACGGGCCGAGGTGCAATGGCGTCACCTTTACGCTCCTTCTTCGCACTGCTGAGACTGCTGGTGCTACTTAGCCTAGGCATCACGTCACCGACGGTACACGGTAAGGGTATCCGCGCTACCGTCGAGGCTTCATGGAATGAGACGTCATTTTACCAGGAGGGCTGCGAGTGGGCCGCGCGCTCTTTCGGCGATGAGGCTTTCTACAGCTGTCTTGAGGCCCTCTGGTCTCCGCCTTTGAAGGGAAACAAGAGTAGCGTGAACCCCGAGGAAGCGCGCGAGGCGATGAGCGCTCGCTTCCGcacgcagcaacagcagtacATGACACTTCTCGAGGTTCTCTTCGACCTCCCTGAAACGCGAGGCGCCAATAGGGCTTTCTTTGAAGTAGAGATGGCGGCACGCGTCTACTCACCGGCAGTGGAGGCGCACTATGCCCTTACAGACAAGGCGCTACGCGAGACGACATCGCCGCAGTACTTCTCAGAGAGGGCCTATAACGACGAAGATAaacgtggcagcggcagcagctcatcCTGTGGCGATCCCTTCGCTGTGGTTTATACCCGCACTGCTCCAGGTGCTCTATTACAGGCGCTCCGCGTCGAAACACCTTCCGCCTTGAAGAGTGCAGTTGATGGTGTGGGGAAGTCACACAGAGGCGCCTTGGTGTCCGTAGATGAGGTGACTTTCGCGCGCTTTGATCACCGTTACATGTCTTCGTCACCGTCTGCTACTCGTGAAGTGCCGGCTGTGGTTGTTCTGTATGGATTCCTCGGTTCCGCTGCCACCcacgcgctgcaccgcgccgccgtggAGCTTTCAAGTCTTGCTGACGCTGCCAGTGCCAGTACCACCAGCGCGCCAGCTTATTTCTGGCGTCATCTGCCGGTGTCGGTGTCACGtctgtgcgctgctgctggtgtcccTGGGCGGTCATTttcggcagcgacgacgagtATGTGGGACAGTCCTTTGGTTGTACAGGGCTATGGCGCTACCGTCGACATCAAAAACATAGAGTACAACGTGCTTGATGAAAAAAAggccgcacagcagcgatcCAAGGAGGAGAGCTTGGCGGCAACAGCTACAGGGTCTTTGCATGATGCCACCAatgccgcggctgcggcaaAGGGGGCACCAGAGGCGCACGGGGGCCGCATCGTTGGCGGCTTTCGCGTTGCCCGGCTGAAGGAGCGTTACCCGGGCTTGGCTGCCCTCCTCGACGAGTTTGCCACCCTCCTCGACGAGGAGGTCGGCAACGACGATATGAAGGTAGGCTTCGATGTGTGGGAGTTACAGAAGATCGGGCTGGCCGCGACGCAGTACATTCTGGACGTGAAGAATCACAGCCGTCGCTTGTACGTGCTCGAGGACATGGTAATGCGGTTCCCGACGTACGCCACGGCCCTCTCCCGCATCGCTACACAGCCTGAACGACTGGTGGAGGTGCAAAATACGTTGTCCATTCTCCACCAGACCATTAGCCCAGGTCAATCAGCGCTCTTTGTGGATGGCTGGCGcgtgggggaggaagagctcAGCCTCTTTGGCGtcctgcacgcgctgcaTGAGGAAGAGCGGCTCATTCGGTGCATTAAAACGGTACTGACCACGCGCGCTGTCCCCGCCAAAGCTGAGGTGAGCTCAGAGGACGTGAAGCGCGAGGTTCGCACAGTGTCATGGCTGCCCGCAATGCTCGAGAAGGTTTCTGGGTATGTTAAGCAGGCGACTCGTCGCGCCATCAGCACCCCGGAGAATGGCGCCGACATGGAAGTCGCCTACGCGATTCCTGCGAAGCACACCATCTGGATCAACAACGTCGAGACAAGCCCGCAGCTTGAGGGGCTGTCATCTGAGCTCTCCATCTTCACCGCTACTGACGACATCACACAGATCCCACGCCGCAATGTGCTGAACTATGTCTTCTTGTGGAATCCGGTCTCCAAGACGAGCCTGCAGATACTCTCCCTTCTGTTCCGCCACCGTCAGGAGGGCCTCAACGCCCGTTACGGACTTGCAGTGGTGGATCCAACGTGGTCACCTGTAGTTGAAACAGGCGTGCAGAGCGATGCCAGGGACTTCAAGGGAGAGCCTACCAGGTCGCAGGCCGCGCTTCAGGTATTCGCTCTCGTGTATCATCTTGCTGCGATGGACGAGAATGCTGTGCTGGCGTTTCTGGTGGAGTTGTTCCAGACGTCCATGAAGATCAATACCGATACGATCCCTGACGCAGTGGTTTTCCGCGTTTGCAAGAAGACCGCCGGTAGGCTGCTACGCACCAGTGTCGCTGAGCTGACAAGCAAGGCGGACTTTCTGACCTACTACCACGAGACgcaagcggtgctgcgccgcttcccTGTTCCCCAGTACCCCGCCACCTTCCTCAACGGTGTCCTGCTGGGCGACGACTTGGCCGGCATGTCAGCCGCGCTCCGGAGGgagttggcgctgctgcggaggtggGTATCAAGCGGGGTCCTGCGAGATGAGATGAAGGACATGTACAACGCCATTCTCAAGCAGCGAAACGCTGTGGACCACCTGCAGCCCGCATTGGTGCGTACCCCGGTGACGATGCGGTGGTCCGACAGGCCGTCCACGGTGGCCTATGTTGAGGGTATGCCATATGTGTACAGTGCTGCGTACGCTGGAGACGCCCTGGCGCTAACCCAGCTGGTGACGTTGCCCTGCGAGCTCACCACTACGATGCTGCAACAGGTGCTCACAGTGTTGAAATCACTGGAGGAGTGCGGCGCTGTCTTGGAGGAGGACACCGTGACCCATGAAGTGTGCAGAAGTCTGCGACTCTCACTGGTTTCGTGCCCAACTGCCACGTCTCTCGTTCATCGCCACATTGaagcgcttcagcagcagctgactcGCAGCCGTGCGCCAAAGGTTACATGGCACACTGCACTGCGGCGGTACGTGTTGCATGTTGTGGAATCCGTGACGTCAACAAGTGTGGATATGAACGCTGTTCTTTGCACAGAGACAGTGCTCGCAGCGCTGACGGAGTCGCCACTCCCTGACGACTTGCAGACGTTGGTCGGtgtctccagcagcaccggtgaAAATACATCGCCACAGTGGGATAGGGAACAGGTGCACTTTTGGACCGCCTTCGAGGACGCCTACAAGAGCAGTGCTGACAACGTCGCCCTCATCACCAATGGCCGCATCGTTGCCATGGATACCAGCTTCAGCACTGCAGACGTTCTCACGGCAGCTCGGCTCGTGGCGCCGATCACCAAGGCTGCCCTGCATGTAGTAATGAATGTGAACTTTGCCGAGATGATaagcgccgccgacgccggGTACACcgcggaggagctggacaCGAACTTTTTTGCTGGGAAAGCTGCCTGCCTGAGCAGCGTGTTTGTGGACGAGATTTCGAGGCATGTGGCGAAGGAGAGCCTCTCCGCACCTGAACTGATGCGGGAGGAGAACATGGTGAGCTCTGCAAAGAGTTGGAAGAGGTTGCAAGGGGTCCTGTTCACGGTGCGCAACTTCCGTGCCGAAGGAGTTCCTTCGGACAACGCCGGGGAAGCTGAGGAAGAGTCCGTCACGGCAAGTGGTTTGCAGCCACTGCACCATGTCACGGCCGTCGTGGACCCTTCGTCGCGCGATGCGCAGGTGATCGTTTCGCTCGTTCACTACCTTGTCAAGTCCCAGCTGCAAGTTCACCTCACTGTTCTCCTAAACCCCTCACTAGATGTCAAGTACCCGATTCGAAACTTCTACCAGTACGTCGCGAGCCCCACGCTAGCGTTTGAGGAGACCTCTGGCCGTGTCATCGTACCACCTGCCACCTTCACTCAGATGCCGTCGTTGACGCTGCTCACCCTCGGCATTGACGAGCCGCCGTCCTGGACCGTCTTCTCGCAGGATGCCGAGGTGGACCTGGACAATGTCATGCTGTCGAGGCTACCTCGCGGCACTCTCTTTGCGACGGCGGTCTACCGCATGCACTCAGTGCTGATAACGGGTGACGCAACCTATGTGCAGACGCGTGTCCCCACCAAcggtctccctctctccttgcactcctcctctcgcgcaggcggcgcgccagaggcagcaccgacagcgcGTAGCACTGACACGCAGGTGATGGCGAACAAAGGCGGTTATTACCAATTGCAGGCGAACCCCGGACTCTGGTACCTCTCCGTCAAGGAGGGCCCCGTGGCAGCGGCCTACTGCATCGAAGCGATGGACGGCCATGCCGTGCTCGAgtgcgctggaggaggaaagggctTGTCATTGACAAACTGGTCACAGGGCCAGCACATCCCGCTTCTGGTCGACTCCTTCCTTGGCCGGTACCTGTCGCTGCGAGTGGGCCACACGCCAAACTCTGCGGTGGCAGCCGATCTGCACAGGATTCTGCAGCAGATAGCGTCTGGTGTGGAACCCACATGGCCTCCTTTTCGGAGCACGCACCACACACCGCCTGAGCGGCCAAGGAAGCCAACGCTCAACATCTTCTCTGTCGCCTCCGGTCACCTGTACGAGCGCTTTCTACGAATGATGATGTACAGCGTACATAACACGTCAAGCGACAAGTACGGCGCTAACACGACGCGCATTAAGTTTTGGGTGATTGAGAACTTTCTTTCCCCGCAGTTTAAGCGTTacatccccctcctcgcagAGCAGCTCGGGTTTGAGGTAGGCTTTGTGACGTACCGCTGGCcgtggtggctgccgcgaCAGAccgagaagcagcgcaagaTCTGGGCCTACAAAATTCTCTTCCTGGACGTGCTGTTCCCGCTCGACATCGACCGGATCATCTTCGTCGACGCCGACCAGACCGTCCTGGTGGACCTGCACGAGTTGTACAACATGAACATAGGCATCAAGCCTGTCGCCATGACGCCGTTCTGCCAAAAGTTCAAGAACAAGGCAACCGCGTCGTTCCGCTTCTGGGAACAGGGCTTCTGGAAGAGCCACCTGGGCCTCAAGCCCTACCACATCAGTGCCATTTTCCTCATCGACCTTCGCCGCTTTCGTGCAATGCGTGCTGGCGACCAGTACCGTGGCACCTACGCCCAGCTAGCAGGCGATCCTAACAGCTTGCAGAACCTCGACCAGGACCTGCCCAACTACTTGCAGAATATCATTCCTATCTTCTCCTTGCCGGAGGAGTGGCTCTGGTGCGAGACGTGGTGCAGCGAGACCAGCAAATCGAGGGCCAACACGATTGACCTCTGCAACAACCCACTGACGAAGGTGCCCAAGCTGGAGAACGCCAAGACAATCATTCCCGGGTGGGAAGAGCTGGACAACAAACTGCAGAACTTATCGGACAGTGTACTCGCTAGCTTGTGA
- a CDS encoding hypothetical protein (TriTrypDB/GeneDB-style sysID: LpmP.29.2160), with product MLSSLKVNPAAARMACGAATRHRRLSSWAKALSFAITLALFCALCCEVSALEIGNFLPGGRNMDAMARFASVKALEALQRAIDDPELQIKVMSALMRTTDGFDMCQSALYRCNSVTGALEEAVIKDMRNGTVKWSEYPKSVKRIRITDSRLSQPLVLSSLPANLEEFLATNVEWQSNSILQNPPSDANSITNGGLAQLHVLQCNQCALVKAEVTTTSPQLASLHVLSLSDNPNLTVDLRDLPRTLHSLELSHTQLVHPTAKEVLKAAPAFLSRLNISFTGVALTFDMLRFASAQLKMLDVSGLGSGDPKSPLSASQLQKVCSERDLNPEELYLTSCNLTGILPDLRNCAKLKVIDASHNLLEGAAFAELPKMIESLHLNNNAMQGTLRTQELPRTLRFLDLSANQFTGQLNLSELPKKLEYFDISHNRFTGNVNLTQLPEPIKYVFIQHNNFTGVADLIDISLGIRYIMIHHNNWDYRMPAP from the coding sequence ATGCTTTCTTCACTCAAGGTGAACCCCGCAGCTGCGAGGATGGCGTGCGGGGCGGCCACCCGACACCGCCGGCTTAGCAGTTGGGCCAAGGCGCTCAGCTTTGCCATCACACTGGCGCTTTTTTGTGCTCTTTGTTGTGAAGTTAGCGCGCTAGAGATAGGCAATTTTTTACCCGGCGGCAGGAACATGGATGCCATGGCCCGCTTTGCATCTGTGAAGGCTTTGGAGGCTCTGCAGCGCGCGATTGACGACCCTGAGCTGCAGATAAAGGTGATGTCTGCCCTCATGCGTACGACGGACGGCTTTGACATGTGCCAATCGGCGCTATACCGCTGCAACTCTGTGACTGGCGCTCTCGAAGAGGCCGTCATCAAGGACATGCGCAATGGGACTGTGAAGTGGAGCGAGTACCCCAAGTCTGTGAAGCGGATCCGCATCACAGACTCAAGGCTGTCACAGCCACTTGTGCTCTCCAGCTTACCTGCAAACCTGGAGGAGTTCCTGGCGACGAACGTCGAGTGGCAATCGAACTCGATACTTCAAAACCCTCCAAGTGACGCAAATTCCATTACAAATGGTGGCCTCGCTCAACTTCACGTTTTACAATGCAACCAGTGTGCTCTTGTGAAGGCAGAGGTGACGACAACGTCACCCCAGCTAGCGTCTCTTCACGTGTTGAGCCTTTCCGACAATCCGAACTTGACCGTCGATCTCCGCGACCTGCCTCGCACCCTCCATTCCCTGGAGCTCTCCCACACACAGCTGGTGCATCCCACAGCCAAAGAAGTATTGAAGGCTGCGCCAGCGTTTCTATCGCGGCTGAACATCAGCTTCACTGGTGTTGCCCTAACCTTCGACATGCTGCGGTTTGCAAGCGCGCAGCTAAAAATGCTGGATGTGTCCGGCCTGGGGAGCGGAGACCCGAAGTCGCCTTTGTCCGCGTCTCAGCTGCAAAAAGTGTGCAGTGAACGGGACCTCAACCCCGAAGAATTGTACCTCACGAGCTGCAACCTGACAGGCATCCTTCCTGACCTTCGCAACTGTGCAAAATTGAAGGTGATTGATGCATCGCACAACCTCCTTGAGGGCGCCGCGTTCGCTGAACTCCCCAAGATGATAGAGTCGCTGCATCTCAACAACAACGCGATGCAGGGCACGCTGCGCACCCAAGAACTGCCGCGCACCTTGCGTTTTCTCGACCTCTCTGCCAATCAGTTTACAGGTCAGCTCAACCTCTCGGAACTGCCGAAGAAATTGGAGTACTTTGACATTAGCCACAATCGCTTTACAGGCAATGTTAACCTGACGCAGCTTCCCGAGCCTATCAAGTATGTCTTCATCCAGCACAATAACTTCACCGGTGTGGCCGACCTCATCGACATTTCACTTGGCATTCGCTACATCATGATTCACCACAACAATTGGGACTACCGCATGCCTGCACCATGA
- a CDS encoding rab-GDP dissociation inhibitor, putative (TriTrypDB/GeneDB-style sysID: LpmP.29.2190), whose product MEEKYDAIVCGTGLVECVLSGLLSVNGYKVLHVDRNPYYGGESASLNLEQLYQKFNKGPPPASMGRSHLYNVDLIPKVLMCAGELVKILRATVVDRYNMEFMLLDCSFVVKDGKIAKVPATEVEALSSPLMGFFEKRRLRSFLQYVSSYKVTDSRTYKGYNLRTMTMQQLFKEFDLGSDTITFVGHAMALQNNEGYLHKPALETVMRCKLYEDSFRMYCRSPYVYPLYGSGELPQAFSRLSAVYGGTYMLQTPVDKVNFDTNGVFESIESGGQKAFAKLVLGDPSYFPDRVKLCGKAVRCIAIMNHPIPNLKVTANACQIIIPQSELGRQNDVYILQLCEEDKVCPEGMYIVMIGTVVEHPENPKADLEAGLKLIGPTLETFISVSELYEPLEDGGTSRCFISKSYDAATHFEGAACDILDLFERIHGKPYSFEAIKRSGEEVHA is encoded by the coding sequence ATGGAGGAGAAGTATGACGCGATTGTGTGCGGGACGGGCCTGGTGGAGTGCGTTCTCTCCGGCCTGCTGTCCGTGAACGGCTACAAGGTGCTGCACGTGGACCGCAACCCGTACTACGGGGGTGAGAGCGCCTCGCTCAACTTGGAGCAGCTCTACCAGAAGTTCAACAAGGGGCCGCCGCCGGCTTCGATGGGCCGCAGCCATCTCTACAACGTTGACCTGATCCCGAAGGTGCTGATGTGCGCTGGTGAGCTCGTCAAGATCCtgcgcgccaccgtcgtggATCGCTACAACATGGAGTTTATGTTGCTCGACTGCTCCTTCGTGGTGAAGGATGGCAAAATCGCCAAGGTCCCGGcgacggaggtggaggcgctgtcTTCACCACTGATGGGCTTCTTCGAgaagcgccgcctgcgcagcTTCCTCCAGTACGTGTCCAGCTACAAGGTGACGGACAGCCGCACCTACAAAGGCTACAACCTGCGCACCATgacgatgcagcagctcttcaaGGAGTTCGACCTTGGCAGCGACACCATTACCTTTGTTGGGCATGCCATGGCGCTGCAGAACAACGAAGGCTACCTGCACAAACCAGCCCTCGAAACTGTGATGCGGTGCAAGCTGTACGAGGACTCCTTCCGGATGTACTGCCGCTCCCCGTACGTGTACCCACTCTATGGTAGCGGCGAACTTCCGCAGGCCTTCTCGCGCCTGTCTGCTGTGTACGGCGGCACCTATATGCTGCAGACGCCCGTGGATAAGGTGAACTTCGACACCAACGGCGTCTTCGAGTCCATCGAGAGCGGCGGCCAGAAGGCGTTCGCGAAGTTGGTGCTAGGCGACCCGTCCTACTTTCCGGACCGTGTCAAGTTGTGTGGTAAGGCAgtgcgctgcatcgctaTTATGAATCACCCTATTCCCAACCTAAAGGTAACCGCCAACGCGTGCCAAATCATCATCCCACAGTCAGAACTGGGGCGTCAGAACGATGTGTACATCCTGCAGCTGTGTGAAGAGGACAAGGTGTGCCCCGAGGGCATGTACATTGTGATGATTGGGACCGTGGTGGAGCACCCGGAGAACCCCAAGGCTGACCTAGAGGCTGGCCTCAAGCTTATTGGCCCCACGCTGGAGACGTTTATCTCTGTCTCGGAGTTGTACGAACCGCTCGAGGATGGAGGCACTAGTCGCTGCTTTATCAGCAAGAGCTACGACGCCGCCACGCACTTCGAGGGCGCTGCGTGTGACATTCTTGACCTCTTCGAGCGCATCCACGGCAAACCGTACAGCTTTGAGGCCATCAAACGTTCgggtgaggaggtgcacgCGTAg
- a CDS encoding protein kinase, putative (TriTrypDB/GeneDB-style sysID: LpmP.29.2180), translating to MATPCKTQGLESCHSSFMDQSRYCSGGAAEDEWDDAISCSSSPQRNGAFDALSAQRRRRICRGRRHLIGIRDAILRPHEQLAYVAMDYCEGGDLWHFMRGLKTSVRCVSGKFGDVMSTRVFRRWAVELILALGFLHSHNIAHRDLKPQNLMLAKRTDITMPSSSSAIDRANGYESHHMEDAPAGELYTLKVGDFGLSRLEGIPYKKYVHEAVTLWYRSPDVLLGNTNYTYSADTWSLGCILIEMASGSVLFKGKDEADELRHIFTRGCRPTPLTFPRMREYHYCERYAEVLSRYEEADPDNVTMEELMQMQVERLSRHLRAFLRDRHSLELLGDAGVDLVARLLILDPERRLTIMEAMNHRFFTAAYAEVYGAD from the coding sequence ATGGCGACGCCATGCAAGACTCAGGGGCTGGAGAGTTGTCATTCCTCGTTCATGGACCAGAGCCGTTACTGCTCAGGAGGCGCCGCAGAGGATGAGTGGGATGATGCGATTTCATGCTCATCCAGTCCGCAGCGCAACGGCGCCTTCGACGCGCTGTCCGCCCAGCGCAGACGGCGCATTTGCCGTGGACGACGGCATCTCATAGGGATTCGGGACGCAATATTGCGGCCGCATGAACAGCTCGCCTACGTGGCGATGGACTACTGCGAGGGCGGCGATCTGTGGCACTTCATGCGTGGCTTGAAAACCTCTGTGCGATGTGTTTCGGGAAAGTTCGGCGATGTGATGTCGACGCGGGTGTTCCGGCGCTGGGCAGTAGAGCTCATCTTGGCGCTAGGTTTTCTGCACTCGCACAACATTGCCCATCGTGACCTGAAGCCTCAGAACCTGATGCTCGCGAAGCGAACTGATATCACGAtgccctcgtcctcttctgcCATTGACAGAGCCAACGGCTATGAATCGCACCATATGGAAGACGCGCCGGCTGGCGAGTTGTACACTCTGAAGGTCGGCGACTTTGGTCTTTCGCGGCTGGAAGGCATCCCGTACAAGAAGTACGTTCACGAGGCAGTCACGCTTTGGTACCGCAGCCCGGATGTGCTTCTTGGGAACACAAACTACACCTACTCTGCAGACACGTGGTCGCTGGGATGCATTCTCATCGAAATGGCTTCGGGCAGTGTCCTCTTCAAGGGCAAGGACGAGGCAGACGAGCTGCGGCACATCTTCACACGTGGCTGCCGCCCAACCCCCTTGACTTTTCCACGAATGCGGGAATACCATTACTGCGAGCGGTACGCGGAGGTGTTGAGCCGGTATGAGGAGGCGGACCCCGATAACGTGACCATGGAGGAACTCATGCAGATGCAGGTAGAACGCCTCAGTCGCCATCTGCGCGCGTTTCTGCGCGACCGTCACAGCCTCGAGTTGCTTGGCGATGCAGGGGTCGACCTAGTAGCCCGGCTGCTGATCCTCGATCCGGAGCGTCGTCTTACCATCATGGAGGCGATGAACCACCGCTTCTTCACGGCCGCGTATGCTGAGGTCTACGGCGCCGATTGA
- a CDS encoding hypothetical protein (TriTrypDB/GeneDB-style sysID: LpmP.29.2150) — MVDCSSDRQYLARCAYGDSEKSIEVHGAKMETFNVDIRKNGAMRNRAMVLSSLTGLCAAAGVAAVAVGAPQILVGLQSVRCLPCMILCTVAGGVCLAYVSTSSFSFERTIYDLELQREMWEIDNHLSGELQEMLAIYKGQGLTEEEALIVTRIFARQKTVFANLMMVEELGYSRLEPPTTSEAAMNVGGPAIMGFMIGVATPLLCLAGALRAFSCGQGDSVGSNCRGAVAGSSVLATRTKLLGAGIFCTCNAVLSYVQTEVFFGAYAHMPALIHTTVSNAIGIGSVFGLCYLAARWA, encoded by the coding sequence ATGGTAGACTGTTCTAGCGACAGACAGTACCTGGCGCGGTGCGCCTACGGCGACTCAGAGAAATCAATTGAGGTTCACGGCGCCAAGATGGAGACATTCAACGTGGATATCCGCAAGAATGGCGCCATGCGCAATCGAGCCATGGTGCTCTCCAGCCTTACGGGTCTGTGCGCGGCTGCAGGggtcgctgccgtggctgtCGGCGCTCCACAAATATTGGTCGGCCTACAGAGCGTGCGGTGCCTGCCATGCATGATTCTATGCACGGTGGCTGGCGGTGTGTGCTTGGCGTATGTGTCAACCAGCTCCTTTTCATTTGAGAGGACTATTTACGACCTTGAATTACAGCGTGAGATGTGGGAGATTGATAATCACCTGTCTggtgagctgcaggagatgctgGCCATCTACAAGGGCCAGGGgctgacggaggaggaggcgctcatTGTTACCCGCATCTTTGCACGACAAAAGACGGTGTTCGCCAACTTGATGATGGTTGAAGAACTCGGCTACTCCCGACTAGAGCCGCCTACGACGAGCGAGGCCGCCATGAACGTTGGCGGCCCCGCCATAATGGGCTTCATGATCGGCGtcgcgacgccgctgttATGCTTGGCAGGTGCTCTGCGTGCATTTTCCTGCGGCCAGGGCGATAGCGTAGGAAGTAACTGCAGAGGTGCAGTCGCTGGTTCGTCTGTGTTAGCAACACGGACGAAGTTGTTAGGCGCAGGAATCTTCTGCACCTGTAATGCAGTACTCAGCTACGTGCAGACGGAGGTTTTTTTTGGCGCCTATGCACATATGCCAGCTCTGATTCACACTACCGTGTCGAACGCCATCGGAATAGGCTCCGTGTTCGGTCTCTGTTACTTAGCGGCGCGTTGGGCGTGA